Proteins from a genomic interval of Erwinia sp. SLM-02:
- a CDS encoding phosphoethanolamine transferase: protein MNLTLLKTASVSRYRGWLSPYTGLYLLLSFMINQAFGYVLEWLYLLAFTALLMLLARVLPKGQKALLVLTTLIAGFYYPFGQVYGPPNFNTLLALHATNAEEASEVLMIFPLHDYAIGLAIIAAGLLSLRRKPEPKTKWGHRESACLAFVVVAWLTQPVLNQLTGGVFNLKDAGYPLVRFVKDTVESKVSVDKEIDRMNQLATLQDDWHLLSVKPDRQVYVIVIGESARRDAMGAFGGRWDNTPFASQLSGQFFSQYTSAASSTQKSLGLTLNQVINGQPQYQNNIISLANRAGFDTWWLSNQGQIGQFDTPIASIARRAKTVHFLKQGDFEADKNTRDEDLLGFTAAALARPVEKPRLLVYHLVGSHPKACDRTRGRFVEHLHSSETSCYLYSITQTDGFLNQLWQQLHGSGLSYSLMYFSDHGLAFKEKGTRNEYLTHDDKYRQNFEVPMFISSSNDSRHQMMTQPRSANDFLLLFSQWTGIRAREINPTYRFVSNDKGPAIQVTNFALKRLPFSQLGQDPFAK, encoded by the coding sequence ATGAACCTGACCCTACTGAAAACCGCTTCGGTAAGCCGTTACCGTGGCTGGCTGAGCCCGTATACCGGGCTGTATTTGCTGCTTTCTTTTATGATTAACCAGGCATTTGGCTACGTTCTGGAATGGCTTTATCTTCTGGCCTTTACGGCGCTATTGATGCTGCTCGCCCGCGTGCTGCCGAAGGGGCAAAAAGCCCTGCTGGTACTGACCACGCTGATTGCCGGTTTCTATTATCCCTTTGGTCAGGTTTATGGCCCGCCCAATTTCAACACCCTGCTTGCTTTGCACGCCACCAATGCGGAAGAAGCCAGCGAGGTGCTGATGATTTTTCCGCTGCACGACTATGCCATTGGCCTGGCGATTATCGCCGCCGGTTTACTGTCGCTGAGGCGCAAACCCGAGCCAAAAACAAAGTGGGGGCATCGTGAAAGCGCCTGTCTGGCTTTCGTCGTGGTGGCCTGGCTCACCCAGCCGGTGCTGAATCAGCTCACCGGCGGCGTGTTCAATCTGAAAGATGCCGGTTATCCGCTGGTGCGCTTCGTGAAGGATACGGTTGAAAGTAAAGTGTCGGTGGATAAAGAGATCGACCGCATGAACCAGCTTGCCACGCTGCAGGATGACTGGCACCTGCTCAGCGTCAAACCCGATCGGCAGGTTTACGTCATTGTGATCGGTGAAAGCGCACGCCGTGACGCGATGGGCGCTTTTGGGGGGCGCTGGGATAATACCCCGTTTGCCAGCCAGCTCAGCGGCCAGTTTTTCAGCCAGTACACCTCGGCAGCCTCCTCCACCCAGAAATCACTGGGCCTGACGCTGAACCAGGTCATTAACGGCCAGCCGCAGTACCAGAACAATATTATCAGCCTTGCGAACCGCGCGGGCTTTGATACCTGGTGGCTGTCGAATCAGGGGCAGATTGGGCAGTTTGATACGCCGATTGCCAGCATCGCCCGCCGCGCGAAGACGGTGCATTTCCTCAAGCAGGGCGATTTTGAAGCGGATAAAAACACGCGGGATGAAGATCTGCTGGGCTTTACCGCAGCGGCGCTGGCCAGGCCGGTGGAAAAACCGCGCCTGCTGGTGTATCACCTGGTGGGGTCGCATCCAAAAGCCTGCGATCGCACCCGCGGGCGCTTCGTTGAGCACCTTCACTCCAGCGAAACCTCCTGCTATCTTTACAGCATTACGCAAACCGACGGCTTCCTCAACCAGCTGTGGCAGCAGCTGCACGGTAGCGGGCTGAGTTATTCTTTGATGTATTTCTCCGACCACGGGCTGGCTTTTAAGGAAAAAGGCACGCGCAACGAGTATCTGACTCACGACGACAAGTATCGTCAGAACTTCGAGGTGCCGATGTTTATCAGCTCCAGCAACGACAGTCGCCATCAGATGATGACCCAGCCGCGTTCCGCCAATGACTTTTTACTGCTGTTTTCGCAGTGGACCGGCATCCGCGCCAGAGAGATTAATCCCACCTACCGTTTTGTCTCAAACGATAAGGGCCCGGCGATTCAGG
- the mntR gene encoding manganese-binding transcriptional regulator MntR, translating to MSRRAKVAVPAPLKDIEEHVEGFRQVREAHRRELIDDYVELISDLIREFGEARQVDMAARLGVSQPTVAKMLKRLATAGLVEQVPYRGVFLTPEGETLAEQSRERHHIVETFLLALGISPDTARRDAEGIEHHVSDETLAIFQKFSESRQ from the coding sequence ATGAGTCGTCGCGCAAAAGTAGCAGTGCCCGCGCCACTGAAAGATATTGAAGAGCATGTCGAAGGCTTCCGCCAGGTACGTGAAGCCCATCGCCGTGAATTAATCGATGACTATGTTGAGCTGATTTCCGATCTGATCCGCGAGTTCGGTGAGGCGCGGCAGGTTGATATGGCTGCCCGTCTTGGGGTTTCACAGCCAACGGTGGCAAAAATGTTAAAGCGCCTGGCAACCGCAGGTCTGGTGGAGCAGGTGCCCTATCGTGGCGTCTTCCTGACCCCGGAAGGCGAAACGCTGGCGGAACAGAGCCGTGAACGTCACCACATCGTTGAGACATTCCTGCTGGCGTTAGGTATCAGCCCGGATACCGCCCGCCGCGATGCCGAAGGCATTGAGCATCACGTCAGCGATGAGACGTTGGCTATTTTCCAGAAGTTCAGTGAAAGCCGTCAGTAA
- a CDS encoding SLC13 family permease, translated as MTTLLRPFLHDRFLHLLVVLGLLLACFVPFSLAELPRAVDWPTMITLCGLLMLTKGIEASGYFDALGRRLVQGFHHQRQLALFLVAAAALLSTFLTNDVALFILVPLTLSLRKYSALPIARLIIFEALAVNAGSLLTPIGNPQNILLWRHGDLGFGGFIWQMLPLAVLMLVSLLLLTVCCFPARPIERHQHEEEPRWQRPLLIVSALLYALFIAALEQDLAIWGLGLVFVVFLLMARRILLTIDWSLLVVFIAMFVDVFLLTRLPVLQSSLHAVGQLPQLGQFLLAAGLSQIISNVPTTILLLSSLPPSALLAWAVNIGGFGLLPGSLANLIALRMAKDRRIWWHFHLYSVPMLLWALVSGWILLLIIRAA; from the coding sequence ATGACAACCCTGCTCAGGCCTTTTTTGCACGATCGTTTTCTGCATCTGTTAGTGGTTCTGGGCCTGTTGCTGGCCTGCTTTGTTCCTTTCTCCCTGGCCGAACTGCCCCGAGCGGTTGACTGGCCGACGATGATCACCCTGTGTGGCCTGTTAATGCTGACCAAAGGCATTGAGGCCAGCGGCTATTTCGATGCGCTGGGCCGTCGCCTGGTGCAGGGCTTTCACCATCAGCGCCAGCTGGCGCTGTTCCTGGTGGCCGCCGCCGCGCTGCTGTCGACGTTCCTGACCAATGATGTGGCGCTGTTTATCCTCGTGCCCCTGACGCTTTCGCTGCGGAAATATTCGGCGCTGCCGATTGCGCGGCTGATTATCTTTGAAGCGCTGGCGGTGAATGCGGGATCGCTGCTGACCCCGATCGGCAATCCACAAAATATTCTGCTGTGGCGTCACGGCGATCTGGGCTTCGGCGGGTTTATCTGGCAGATGCTGCCGCTGGCGGTGCTGATGCTGGTGAGTCTGCTGCTGCTGACCGTCTGTTGCTTTCCCGCCCGGCCGATTGAACGCCATCAGCATGAGGAGGAGCCCCGCTGGCAGCGGCCTCTGCTGATCGTCAGCGCGCTGCTTTATGCGCTGTTTATTGCGGCGCTGGAACAGGATCTGGCGATCTGGGGATTAGGCCTGGTGTTTGTCGTCTTCCTGCTGATGGCCCGGCGTATTCTGCTGACCATCGACTGGAGCCTGCTGGTGGTGTTTATCGCCATGTTTGTCGACGTGTTTTTGCTGACCCGGCTCCCGGTTCTGCAGTCCTCCCTGCACGCCGTCGGCCAGCTGCCGCAGCTGGGGCAGTTTCTGCTGGCGGCGGGCCTGTCGCAGATTATCAGCAATGTCCCCACGACCATCCTGCTGCTGAGCAGCCTGCCGCCTTCGGCGCTGCTGGCCTGGGCGGTGAATATCGGCGGTTTCGGTTTATTACCGGGTTCGCTGGCTAACCTTATCGCGCTGAGAATGGCGAAAGATCGCCGCATCTGGTGGCATTTCCATCTTTATTCCGTGCCGATGCTGCTGTGGGCGCTGGTCAGCGGCTGGATCCTTCTTTTGATTATTCGTGCTGCCTGA